GTCGTAAGTCTAGAAGGGTTTATCTGTCTTGCATTAATCGCAGGCGGAGTAATCGCTTTCGGTTTGATTATGGGCTTTACAAATTCGCTTAACACTATGTTTAATACCGCTTTTCACCTGTTGACAAACACTGTGTGGTATTTGCTCGCTTTGATTGTGCTTATGGGCGCTCTTTCGGGAATACTCAACGAATTTGGCGTAACCTCGATAGCTAACAAAGTTTTTTCTCCGCTTATGCGACCTTTATATGGTATGCCCGGCGCTACAAGCGTAGCTATACTTACTTCTTTCCTTTCGGATAACCCCGCTATTCTCACTCTTGGAAACGACAAAAACTTTGCAAGATACTTTAAAAAATATCAGCTTGCTGCGCTTACAAATATAGGCACAACTTTTGGTATGGGCTTAATTGTAATAGTGGCTATGTCTTCGGTTAAGGGCGAACATTTCTCGCTTGCAATCTTAATTGGGCTACTTGCGGTAGTACTAGCTAGTATTGTAACAACTCGCTTAATGTTATTTAAGACCAAACGAGTCTTTGGAAAAGACCAACCCGCAGTAGAAGAAGATACTTCGGCTACCGTAGACTTACTTAAATATCGTGAAGTTCGTCAAGGTAGCGTAATGTCTAGGCTTTTTTCGGCTATGCTTGACGGAGGCGAAAGCGGAGTAAAAATTGGGCTAGGTATTATACCCGGCGTATTAATAATCGCTACCCTTGTGCTTATGCTTACAAATGGCTGTCCTGAGGGCGGTTATAGTGGCGCATACGGCGAAGGGATAGGCTTTATAACAAAGGTAGGGCAGTTTCTAATGCCCGTCCTAAACCCTCTCTTTGGCTTCAATTCGCCCGAAGCAATAGCTGTTCCCCTAACTTCTCTCGGCTCTGCCGGCGCTGCGGTAAGCCTTGTTCCCGAACTTGCTAAGTCGGGAATGCTTACGCCAAATAATATTGCCGTATTTACCTCTATGAGTATGTTTTGGAGCG
The sequence above is a segment of the Clostridia bacterium genome. Coding sequences within it:
- a CDS encoding nucleoside recognition domain-containing protein, which translates into the protein MPKKITRKTASKNLPINKDDCEVASQLNTSPAQTLPPQMASQADQPSSNFDATNQEEVATANQVTNSTASQEEIATANPATNSTASQEEVATANPATNSTASQEEVATANQTSLYEEAITQAKHNEKPSNIVIHQTIVKTDTPQINVYKKVVSLEGFICLALIAGGVIAFGLIMGFTNSLNTMFNTAFHLLTNTVWYLLALIVLMGALSGILNEFGVTSIANKVFSPLMRPLYGMPGATSVAILTSFLSDNPAILTLGNDKNFARYFKKYQLAALTNIGTTFGMGLIVIVAMSSVKGEHFSLAILIGLLAVVLASIVTTRLMLFKTKRVFGKDQPAVEEDTSATVDLLKYREVRQGSVMSRLFSAMLDGGESGVKIGLGIIPGVLIIATLVLMLTNGCPEGGYSGAYGEGIGFITKVGQFLMPVLNPLFGFNSPEAIAVPLTSLGSAGAAVSLVPELAKSGMLTPNNIAVFTSMSMFWSGYLSTHVSMMDTLHFRNLVGWSIAFHTIGGLLAGILANWLFNLVALFL